Proteins encoded together in one Sylvia atricapilla isolate bSylAtr1 chromosome 2, bSylAtr1.pri, whole genome shotgun sequence window:
- the LOC136375126 gene encoding CD99 antigen-like — protein MEPSEEIAGCTAAVSAQVPFLLHLCAKPAPSPAAGRKEGPRARARSAVGRCPGPGAVPPLEQLRRARERLSVGGRCVSVCQPVVRAAMRRWRLLLLPALLAGLVSVRGQDDFSLGDALFEETTKKPPVTRKTPSSDLDDFDLFHALGTDDPKPHPPANPRDTDNPKRDQPKGSGTFDDLDLMDGNYPKGGSGGSGSNERKGPAPKGGQEEEASPGAIAGIVSAVAATAIGAVSSFIAYQKKKLCFKQSDEENVNMDSHRGAQSEPPVQRTLLEN, from the exons ATGGAGCCCTCCGAGGAAATT GCAGGCTGCACGGCAGCGGTCAGCGCCCAAGTCCCATTCCTCCTTCACCTCTGCGCAAAGCCGGCTCCCAGCCCCGCAGCGGGAAGGAAGGAGGGGCCCCGGGCGCGGGCTCGGAGCGCGGTGGGGCGgtgccccggccccggggcggtgccgcctctggagcagctgcgGCGGGCCCGGGAGCGGCTGTCGGTCGGCGGGCggtgtgtgtctgtctgtcagcCTGTGGTGCGGGCAGCCATGCGGCGCTGGAGGCTCCTTCTCTTGCCGGCGCTCCTCGCCGGGCTGGTCTCCGTCAGAG GCCAAGATGACTTCTCCTTAGGAGATGCACTTTTTGAAG AAACTACAAAGAAGCCTCCTGTAACTCGGAAGACACCATCATCAGATCTAG atGATTTTGACTTGTTCCATGCTCTTGGTACTG ATGATCCCAAGCCACATCCTCCTGCCAATCCTAGAGACACTG ACAACCCCAAGCGAGATCAACCTAAAGGCTCTG GCACATTTGATGATTTAGATCTGATGGATGGCAATTACCCAAAAGGAGGaagtggtggcagtggcagcaatG AACGAAAGGGCCCAGCTCCAAAAGGTGGCCAAGAAGAGGAAG cttctccaggagCAATAGCTGGAATTGTaagtgctgtggctgctacTGCAATTGGAGCAGTATCTAGTTTCATTGCTTACCAGAAGAAGAAACTCTGTTTCAAGCAAAGCG atgaAGAGAATGTGAATATGGATAGCCATAGAGGAGCACAATCTGAGCCACCTG ttcAACGCACACTTCTGGAGAACTAA